The following are from one region of the Stigmatella ashevillena genome:
- a CDS encoding sigma-70 family RNA polymerase sigma factor, whose product MANTTKYAAEGLSHYLRHLGGHHQLTREQEYELARAARKGDESARQTLATSNLAFVVAVAKKFANRGARLDDLIQEGNVGLMKAIEHFDPKKNVRFATYAVWWIRAYITRYLKDNRSQVRGGESERGSMVDFSLDATIDEEGETTFMDRLEDGGPSPSEVYLSREQDQEVHEALVKVRKRIGDLGWDILQERLTQDKPLTLEELGQRWGVSRERVRQVELKTKSFLERYLVAFNQDEENMAADAA is encoded by the coding sequence ATGGCCAACACGACGAAGTATGCGGCGGAAGGCCTGTCGCACTACCTGCGTCATCTGGGCGGTCACCACCAGCTGACGCGTGAGCAGGAATATGAACTGGCGAGGGCCGCTCGCAAAGGAGACGAGTCCGCTCGGCAGACGCTCGCCACCTCCAACCTGGCCTTCGTGGTGGCGGTGGCGAAGAAGTTCGCCAACCGCGGCGCCCGCCTGGATGACCTCATCCAAGAGGGCAACGTTGGCTTGATGAAGGCCATCGAGCACTTTGATCCCAAGAAGAACGTGCGCTTCGCCACCTATGCCGTGTGGTGGATTCGCGCCTACATCACCCGTTACTTGAAGGACAACCGCAGCCAGGTGCGCGGCGGCGAGTCCGAGCGCGGCAGCATGGTGGACTTCTCGTTGGACGCCACCATCGATGAAGAGGGGGAGACCACCTTCATGGATCGGCTGGAGGACGGTGGCCCGTCTCCTTCAGAGGTGTACCTGTCGCGCGAGCAGGATCAGGAAGTGCACGAGGCCCTGGTCAAGGTGCGCAAGCGCATCGGCGATCTGGGCTGGGACATCCTTCAGGAGCGGCTGACGCAGGATAAGCCGTTGACCCTGGAAGAGCTGGGACAGCGGTGGGGTGTTTCCCGTGAGCGGGTGCGCCAAGTGGAGCTCAAGACGAAGAGCTTCCTGGAGCGCTACCTCGTGGCCTTCAACCAGGATGAGGAGAACATGGCGGCCGACGCGGCCTGA
- a CDS encoding FAD-binding oxidoreductase — MILPSEKTFSRVEPGRLERAWTALGEKLSSGQVRRDEETRERYSRDESDSGVYPPDIIVFPENTAQVSAVFKICQALGVPFTPCGARSGKSGGSLCLNGGVMVSLERMNRIRSLSVEDLTAVVEPGVLTGDLMRAAEAAGLFYPPDPNSWEFCTLGGNVAENAGGPRALKYGVTRDYVLGLEWVLPDGEVLRAGRRTIKGVAGYDLVGLFVGSEGTLGVATEITLQLIPRPRHVMTALVIFDSVVTAARAISAVLASGLLPRTLELMDEVALRAVAGRGFSFPPGAGSAVIVEVDGSTEEGLLSELAQAGEICARLGATETLVAQNEEQREKLWAARRLVSPGLRALKPHKISEDIVVPRSRIPDIIQQLKALGDRLGLLVATYGHAGDGNLHANILYEGPHQRPLVEQAIQQMLKLTVEMGGTITGEHGVGHAKRDYLALEQPEPLIALQRRLKTFFDPSGLLNPGKIFPGPDCF, encoded by the coding sequence ATGATCCTGCCGTCCGAGAAGACCTTCTCCCGCGTGGAGCCCGGACGCCTGGAGCGTGCCTGGACCGCGCTGGGCGAGAAGCTCTCCTCGGGACAGGTTCGCCGAGACGAGGAGACGCGCGAGCGGTACTCCCGGGACGAGTCCGACAGCGGCGTCTACCCGCCGGACATCATCGTCTTCCCCGAAAACACCGCGCAGGTGTCGGCCGTCTTCAAGATCTGTCAGGCCCTCGGCGTGCCCTTCACCCCCTGTGGGGCGCGCAGCGGCAAGAGTGGTGGCTCGCTCTGTTTGAACGGCGGCGTGATGGTCAGCCTGGAGCGGATGAACCGCATCCGCTCCCTGTCCGTGGAGGACCTCACCGCCGTCGTGGAACCGGGCGTCCTCACCGGCGACCTGATGCGGGCGGCGGAGGCCGCGGGGCTCTTCTACCCGCCGGACCCGAACTCCTGGGAATTCTGCACCCTGGGGGGCAACGTCGCGGAGAACGCGGGAGGCCCCCGGGCGCTCAAGTATGGGGTGACCCGCGACTATGTCCTGGGCCTGGAGTGGGTCCTTCCTGACGGCGAGGTGCTCAGGGCCGGCCGGCGGACGATCAAAGGGGTGGCGGGGTACGATCTCGTGGGCCTCTTCGTGGGCTCCGAAGGGACGCTGGGCGTGGCCACGGAGATCACCCTCCAGCTCATCCCCCGGCCTCGGCACGTGATGACCGCCCTGGTCATCTTTGACTCGGTGGTGACCGCGGCCCGCGCCATCTCGGCGGTGCTCGCGTCAGGGCTGCTGCCGCGAACCCTGGAGCTCATGGACGAGGTGGCGCTGCGGGCCGTGGCGGGGCGGGGGTTCTCCTTTCCGCCCGGCGCCGGCTCGGCGGTCATCGTCGAGGTGGACGGAAGCACGGAAGAGGGCCTGCTCTCCGAACTGGCCCAGGCCGGGGAGATCTGCGCCCGCCTGGGGGCCACCGAGACCCTGGTGGCCCAGAACGAGGAGCAACGGGAGAAGCTTTGGGCCGCTCGCCGCCTCGTCTCTCCAGGCCTGCGAGCCCTCAAACCCCATAAAATCTCCGAGGATATCGTCGTCCCCCGCTCGCGAATTCCCGACATCATCCAACAGCTCAAGGCCCTGGGGGACCGGCTGGGCCTGCTGGTCGCCACGTATGGTCACGCGGGGGATGGGAACCTGCACGCCAACATCCTCTACGAGGGGCCTCACCAGCGGCCATTGGTCGAGCAGGCCATCCAACAAATGTTGAAGCTCACGGTGGAGATGGGCGGCACCATCACCGGCGAGCACGGCGTAGGTCACGCCAAACGGGACTACCTTGCTTTGGAGCAACCCGAGCCGCTGATCGCACTGCAACGCCGGCTCAAGACCTTTTTCGATCCATCAGGGCTGCTCAACCCCGGGAAAATCTTTCCCGGGCCCGATTGTTTCTAG
- the folE gene encoding GTP cyclohydrolase I encodes MAKAMKDFLLAAGLPLATDPNLQGTPERVAEAWMTEFLDGYALTPEEAIGTTYPAPPDSAGEMVVVTDLSFHSMCPHHLLPYEGRAHVAYVPGKHVVGFGRLSTLVDCFAHRLILQEDLARYVAGALARVLGSPATACILEAKQACMRLRGEQQRDAITHVEAYEGRLRKEGALRRELWARLGARK; translated from the coding sequence ATGGCCAAAGCGATGAAGGACTTCCTGCTCGCCGCGGGACTGCCCCTGGCCACGGATCCGAACCTCCAAGGCACGCCCGAGCGCGTCGCGGAGGCCTGGATGACCGAGTTTCTCGATGGCTACGCGCTCACCCCCGAGGAGGCGATTGGGACGACGTACCCGGCCCCCCCGGATTCCGCCGGGGAGATGGTGGTGGTGACGGACCTGAGCTTCCATTCCATGTGCCCCCACCACCTGCTGCCCTATGAGGGCCGGGCCCATGTGGCCTATGTGCCCGGCAAGCACGTGGTGGGCTTTGGACGCCTGTCGACCCTGGTGGATTGCTTCGCGCACCGGCTCATCCTCCAGGAGGATCTCGCGCGGTATGTGGCGGGCGCCCTGGCCCGGGTGCTGGGCAGCCCCGCCACCGCCTGCATCCTCGAGGCGAAGCAGGCCTGCATGCGCCTGCGAGGCGAGCAGCAACGGGACGCCATCACCCACGTCGAAGCGTACGAGGGCCGCCTGCGCAAGGAGGGGGCCCTGCGCCGGGAGCTGTGGGCCCGGCTGGGAGCGCGGAAATGA
- a CDS encoding Rieske (2Fe-2S) protein, with translation MERHPPGLFIPVARLSDLDARGRTVVQVDGRAVAILRVAGALYAVEDACPHREGPLSEGDLDGFILHCPLHAWPFDVRSGICSSTPDVRVRTWPVRVLGEEIQLKVDRI, from the coding sequence ATGGAGCGACATCCCCCAGGCCTGTTCATTCCGGTGGCCCGGCTCTCGGACCTGGATGCGCGGGGGCGGACGGTGGTCCAGGTGGACGGCCGCGCGGTGGCCATCCTCCGCGTGGCGGGCGCGCTGTACGCCGTGGAGGACGCCTGCCCTCACCGCGAAGGTCCGCTCTCGGAAGGGGATCTGGACGGATTCATCCTGCATTGTCCCCTGCATGCCTGGCCCTTCGATGTACGCTCGGGCATCTGCTCGTCCACTCCAGACGTTCGCGTCCGGACTTGGCCGGTCCGCGTCCTGGGCGAGGAGATTCAATTGAAGGTGGACCGCATCTAA
- a CDS encoding zinc-regulated TonB-dependent outer membrane receptor gives MTVLVACTLFFSALPAAAQTSPPEKDPGSGLSPEELQEIEAAVGKDQTASSPGAPGDSSPGGTAPLPVPRVLSNPWIDMSFILDVALAAFTAEEPLQGGGHDPSRNGFALQQLELSLSSVVDPYFRFNSNIVFSQFGVEIEEAYATTLDLPANLQLRAGQFLTRFGRLNNTHPHSWDFVDQPFVLSRVFGGEGNRGLGLELSWLAPLPWYVELLGSVTDANGESTARSFFGATQSRVVSPFDFQFTSALKQFFPLSDALSLMWGLSAVTGPNASGHRNHSDVFGTDLYLKYREVQGNDPTVLALQAEVLYRRRQAPEALLSDWGGYAQFHWRFAQRWATNARYEFGTAAHGQDGRLAPDPLDPEWTATRQRLSANLTFWPTEFSRVRLQAATDRVGWRDEPDYSAFLAFEVVMGAHGAHAF, from the coding sequence ATGACGGTTCTCGTTGCATGCACGCTCTTTTTCTCTGCCCTGCCCGCCGCGGCGCAGACCTCTCCGCCTGAAAAGGACCCAGGCTCCGGGTTGAGCCCGGAAGAACTCCAGGAGATCGAAGCCGCCGTGGGCAAGGACCAGACGGCCTCCTCTCCAGGCGCTCCCGGAGATTCCTCTCCGGGCGGCACGGCCCCGCTGCCCGTCCCCCGGGTGCTGTCCAACCCGTGGATCGACATGAGCTTCATCCTGGATGTGGCGCTCGCGGCCTTCACCGCCGAAGAGCCGCTCCAGGGAGGCGGGCATGACCCTTCCCGCAATGGGTTCGCCCTCCAGCAACTGGAGCTGTCCCTCAGCAGCGTGGTGGACCCGTACTTCCGCTTCAACAGCAACATCGTCTTCAGCCAGTTCGGCGTGGAGATCGAAGAGGCCTACGCCACCACGCTGGATCTTCCCGCCAACCTCCAGTTGCGAGCCGGCCAGTTCCTCACCCGCTTCGGCCGGCTCAACAACACCCACCCCCACTCCTGGGACTTCGTGGACCAGCCCTTCGTCCTCAGCCGCGTCTTCGGCGGAGAGGGCAACCGGGGCCTGGGGCTGGAGCTCTCCTGGCTCGCGCCCCTGCCCTGGTACGTGGAGCTCCTGGGCTCGGTCACCGATGCCAACGGAGAGTCCACCGCGCGCAGCTTCTTCGGTGCCACCCAGAGCCGCGTGGTGTCCCCCTTCGACTTCCAGTTCACCAGCGCGCTGAAGCAGTTCTTTCCCCTCTCGGACGCGCTGTCTCTGATGTGGGGCCTGTCGGCGGTGACAGGCCCCAACGCCTCGGGGCACCGCAACCACAGCGATGTCTTCGGAACGGACCTGTACCTGAAGTATCGCGAGGTCCAGGGCAATGATCCCACCGTGCTCGCCCTCCAGGCGGAGGTGCTCTACCGGCGCCGGCAGGCCCCCGAGGCGCTGCTCAGTGACTGGGGGGGCTACGCCCAGTTCCATTGGCGCTTCGCGCAGCGGTGGGCCACCAACGCACGCTACGAGTTCGGCACGGCCGCGCATGGCCAGGACGGGCGGCTCGCCCCGGACCCGCTCGATCCGGAGTGGACCGCCACGCGCCAGCGCCTCTCCGCCAACCTCACCTTCTGGCCCACCGAGTTCTCCCGGGTGCGCCTCCAGGCCGCCACGGACCGCGTGGGCTGGCGGGACGAGCCCGACTACTCCGCCTTCCTTGCCTTCGAAGTGGTGATGGGCGCGCACGGCGCCCACGCCTTCTGA
- a CDS encoding metal ABC transporter substrate-binding protein, producing the protein MRHLFTALSAALLCLLSLPAHANLNVVTSVPDLAALAKAIGGDKADVTSLAVPSQDPHFVDARPNLALALNRADLLITVGLELEVGWLPTLQLGARNAKIQTGNPGYLDASQFVKLLEVPTAKVERSQGDVHPGGNPHYLYDPRAAVTVAQGIAARMAQLDSKNAATFQANLQKFTTDLEKARADWEKRLAGLRGAPVISYHRTTAYLSDWLGFTQLAFLEPKPGIPPNPSHVAKVLTEGRAQKARFLLQEDYYPDTTSQLVASKLPAPLVVIPGGTNFRGGETYLQHLEDVVKRLEQGLAGKGT; encoded by the coding sequence ATGAGACACCTCTTCACGGCCTTGAGCGCCGCCCTCCTCTGCCTGCTGTCCCTCCCCGCCCACGCCAACCTCAACGTCGTCACCTCCGTGCCGGATCTCGCCGCGCTGGCCAAAGCCATCGGCGGAGACAAGGCCGACGTCACCTCCCTCGCGGTGCCCTCGCAGGATCCCCACTTCGTGGACGCCCGGCCCAACCTCGCCCTGGCGCTCAACCGCGCGGACCTGCTCATCACCGTGGGGCTGGAGCTGGAAGTGGGCTGGTTGCCCACGCTCCAGCTCGGCGCGCGCAACGCGAAGATCCAGACCGGCAACCCGGGCTACCTGGATGCCTCGCAGTTCGTGAAGCTGCTCGAGGTTCCCACCGCCAAGGTCGAGCGGAGCCAGGGAGACGTGCACCCGGGCGGCAACCCGCACTACCTCTATGATCCGCGGGCGGCCGTGACGGTGGCCCAAGGCATCGCGGCGCGCATGGCGCAGCTCGACTCGAAGAACGCCGCCACCTTCCAGGCCAACCTCCAGAAGTTCACCACCGATCTGGAGAAGGCCCGGGCGGACTGGGAGAAGCGTCTGGCCGGGCTGCGCGGTGCCCCCGTCATCTCGTACCACCGGACGACAGCCTATCTGTCCGACTGGCTGGGCTTCACGCAGCTCGCGTTCCTCGAACCGAAGCCGGGCATCCCGCCCAACCCGTCCCACGTGGCCAAGGTGCTCACCGAAGGGCGGGCGCAGAAGGCGCGGTTCCTCCTTCAGGAGGACTACTACCCGGACACCACCTCCCAGCTCGTGGCCTCCAAGCTCCCGGCCCCCTTGGTCGTCATTCCCGGCGGCACGAACTTCCGGGGCGGGGAGACGTACCTCCAGCACCTGGAGGATGTGGTGAAGCGGCTCGAGCAGGGCCTCGCGGGAAAGGGGACCTGA